The Natrinema sp. DC36 genome includes the window AGGACGCTGCCGACATCCAGTTGGCGCCGATCGCCATCCCGTTCTCGAGGTTTCCGATGGAACGGCCGGCGACCCACATGTTATCGGTGTCGGCCACGCGGAAGACGAAGCCGATGGCGAGGAACAGGCCCAGCATCGCCAGCACCAAGAGGGCCGGAAGGATCTTGAACGAGATGTCCATCGCCTCCGGCAGAAGACTTTCCTGCAGCGGAACGACCGGAACCCCCGTCATTCGTCGACACCTCCGTCGGCGGCTGCAGCGGCTTCGCCGCCGGTCTCGTCATCGATGGTCGGGTGCTCGATGCCGTACTTGGCATCGAGCGCGTCGCGTTTGCGCGAGTACCAGAACGACAGGATCAGCGCACTGGTCGGTGCGCCGAACGCGACCAGGAAGTAGTGGAGCGGGAAGCCCAGAACTGGCATCTCGACCGTCATCATATCAGTCGCCAAGTACGTCATCGTCACCGGGCCCCATACGGCGATGACCCAGATGACGAAGCCCGTCCAGACCACACGTAGGTGGTCGCGCATGAACGGTGTGCTCGGATTCAGGAGATTCACCTCCGAATTGAGATAGTCGGTGTTTCGGTGAGCCTGGCTGGCCTGTCCAGCCACGCCACCGTCCGTTGCAGCCTGTTTGTCAGCCGAATCGTGAGTGTTATTATCTGGCATATGCGTTCGAATCGTGTTTTTTAGTCGCGTTTTTCAGCCCGAAAATCGGGTGGTGGTTAGTCTTTCGACACTTGCTCTGCGATCTCGTCGACGACCTCGGGGTTGCGCAGCGTCGAGGTGTTCCCGAGTTCGTTCCCGCTCGCGATATCCTCTAACAGCCGGCGCATGATCTTGCCCGAGCGCGTTTTGGGCAGTTCGTGCGTGAAGGCGATCTCCTCGGGCTTGGCGATCGGCCCGATCGAGTCGAGGACGGCCGACATGGCCTTCTCCTCGAGTTCGTCGTGCCGGTCCTCGTAGCCGTCCTCGGGGATGGCGTAGACGTAGACGGCCTCGCCTTTGACCTCGTGGTCGCCGCCGACGACGGCGGCTTCGGCGATCCCTTCGACGCCCACGACGGACGACTCGATCTCCATCGTTCCCAGCCGGTGGCCGGAGACGTTGATCACGTCGTCGACCCGGCCGAGGATGGTGATGTAGTCGTCTTCGTCGATCTTCGCACCGTCCTCGGGGAAGTAGACCCACTCGTCGGCCTCCTCGTCGGAGTACTCCTGCCAGTACTCCTCGAGGAAGCGCTCGTCGTTGTCGTACAGCGTGCGAAGCATGCCGGGCCAGGGGTTGTTGACCGTCACGTAGCCGGCCTGTCCGGCGTCGACTTCATCGCCCTGCGCGTCGACGACGCGGGCGTCGATCCCCGGCAGCGGCGGCCCCGCCGAGCCGGGTTTCATGGTGTTGACCCCCGGCAGCGTCGTGATCATCATCCCCCCGGTCTCCGTCTGCCACCAGGTGTCGACGATCGGGCACTCCTCGTTACCGATGTGCTTGTAGTACCATTTCCACGCGCGCGGGTTGATCGGTTCTCCCACGGTGCCGAGCAAGCGGAGGCTCGAGATGTCGTGGTTCTCCGTGTACTCGGCGCCCCACTTCATGAACGCGCGGATGGCCGTCGGCGCGGTGTAGAAGATGTCGACCTCGTTCTTCTCGACGATCTCCCACAGCCGGTCCTTGTCGGGGTAGTCGGGGGTCCCCTCGTACATCACGCTCGTCGTGCCGAGCGCCATCGGTCCGTAGACGATGTAGGAGTGGCCGGTGATCCACCCGATGTCGGCCGAGCACCAGTAGGTGTCGTCGGCCTCGATATCCAGTACCGCGTGGCTCGTCCAGGCCGTGTACGCGAGGTAGCCGCCGGTGGTGTGTTTGACCCCCTTCGGCTGACCGGTCGTTCCCGACGTGTACATCAGGAACAGCATGTCCTCGGCGTCGCGCGGGACCGGTTCGACCGTCGACCCCTCGTGGTCGGCCACGAGTTCGTCGTAGTCGTGCTGGTTGTCCGCGAGCTCGTGATCGAGATCGTCGCCCAGTCGGTCGACGACCACGACGTCGGAGACCTCGTGCTCGACGCCTTCGAGGCCCTCGTTTGTCTTCGAAATGTGATCGAGCGCGTCGCCGCGGCGGTAGTACCCGTCGCAGGTGACGAGGTGCTCGCTGTCCGCGGAGTTCATCCGGGTGGCCAGCGCGTCGGCCGAGAAGCCGGCGAAGACGACGCTGTGCGGTGCGCCGATGCGGGCACAGGCCAGCATGGCGATCGGTAGCTCCGGAACCATCGGCATGTACAGCGTGACGATGTCGTCCTCCTCGACGCCGAGGTCTCGCAGCGTCGCCGCGAAGTCCTCGACCTCGTCGAGCAGCTCGTCGTAGGTGTACGTGCGCGTCTCGCCGAGTTCGCCTTCCCACTCGATGGCGACGCTGTCGCCCCGCCCCTCCTCGACGTGTCGGTCGAGGCAGTTGTACGACGCGTTGAGTTCACCGCCGGTGAACCACTCGTAGAACGGGGCGTTCCCGTCCTCGAGAACCGTATCGTACTCCTCGTCCCACGAGAGGAGGTCGGCGGCACGCTCCCAACACTCCGGCCAGTTCTCCTCGAACTCCTCGTAGATCCCCTGATCAGTGACGTTTGCCTGCTCGACGAACGACTCGGGAGGCTCGAACGCCTCCTGTTCTTCGAGTCGCGCCTCGAGATCGGCATTGTCCTGTGACATGGTACACCCAATCAATCTCCAACTAGCATAGTAAAGACGGCCTCTAGTTGTGCAAAATCGACTCGATACGCAGAAGGGAACCTAGCATATATTGACTGTATTAGGACACGATAATCGGCCGTCGCTCGCTCAATCGGGACAGATCGGGAGCGCAACGAACTACTCTCCCTCGAAGTAGCGTTTCATACGAGCCGTTCGAGGACGGATAGAATGCCGCCTCTAGAGACGTAGCCCCGATCGGATCAGGTGACGATCCCTCGCGACGCCGTGACTACTCGGCCGGATCGTCGAAGAACGTCCGAAGCAACTCGTGTTGGCCCTTCCGCAGGTGGTTGTGCAGCGTCGGCGATGAGACGCCCATCGCGTCCGCGACTTCCTCGGCCGTGCTCTCCCGGGGCCAGTCGTAGTAGCCGCCGAAATACGCCGCTCGGAGCGCGGCTTCCTGTCGGTCCGTCAGTCGATCCTCGAGCCCCTCTCGGAACTCGCGAGCGGTCTGGACGGGCCGCTCGGTCTCGCGTTTGCCGACCAGTTCGGAGTCCGGGAACGCGGATCGGAGACCGTCGACGATGGTCCGAAGGTCCGCGTCGACGGCGCAGTCGCCGGTGATCGTCGCCGTTCCGCCCTCGAAGACCGCTTCGTGAACCGTGACGCCGTACTCCGTGAGCGTCACGATAGGACAGGAACCGTCGACGACGACTTCGATTCGCCAGCCGTCCTCATCGGTCTCAACCAGCCGACAGTCCTCGATCCCGGGCTCGTCGTCGGCGAGGTCGAAGACGTCGGCCGGCGACGCGTCCTCGAGGCGGACGTAGTAGAGCTGCGTCGACTCGTCGATCGGGACCAGCGAGTCGAGTTCGAACCGGCAGTCGAGTCGGCGCGAGACGTCGACGAAGAACGACCGACCGTCGCGGCAGGCGACCTCGAGTTCGGTCACCCGGTCGGATAGCAAGAGGTTCCGCCGGCGGATGGCAGCGATCGCGTAGCCGACCTGCCGGCCGATCGTCGCGAGCCACGCGCGTTCGTCGTCTCCGAACGCCGCCGAGCGCTCGGTCGCGACCGAGAGCGTCCCGTAGACGGTATCGCCGTACGCAAGCGGGATCCGGGCGACGGCGCCCTCGAACGCGTCGTTCTCGAACACATCGGTCTTGAGCGTCGCCGTCACGTCGTCTGCGACGAGTACGGTCCGCTCCCCGTAACGATTATCGGACACCGCGTTCGCGTCTGAGAGGGCGGCGATCGACTCCTCGTCGTCCCACTCGTCGGGGGAGACCCGCTCGACCGCGTCGGGATCGATCCCACTGGACGCGCGCCACTCGCGGCGACGGTCCGACACCGTCGCGCGGTCGATCCACGCGAACTCGTAGGCTCGGCCGTCGGCGAGCGCCCCACAGGTCGCCGTCTCGACCTCCTCGTGATCGGTCGAATCGAGCAGCGCGTGAGTCACGGCGCGGTGCTGGTTGGCGACGGCATACAGCCCATCGAGTTCGTCGCGTTGCTCGCGCGCGGCCGCCAGTTCCTCGTGTGCGGCCGTAACGTCGCGGACGAAGACGGCGAACCCCCGATGGTCCCCCCGATCGTCCCGCAGCGGCGAGACGACCTCGGTCGCACGGAACTGCGACCCGTCCTCGTGGACGCGCCACCCGTCGGTCTCGGTGCCGGATTCCTCGAGGGCCCGAGAGAGCGCTCGCTCGGGAGCGCCGTCCTCGACGGCGCTGTCGGGATAGAACGTCGAGACGTGCGTGCCGACGATCTCGCCGGCCCGGTAGCCGAACATCGCGGCCGCGCTGCGGTTCCAGCGTTCGACGTAGCCGTCCGCGTCGAGTCGGAGCAGCGCGTATCGGTCGCTCGCGGCCAGCAACAGGCGGATGACGCTGTCGTCGCCCACCACCGGACCGGATCGACCGCCCGATCGTCCGCGGTCGGCCCCCGACGGTCGTTCGACGGCGTCAAACGCGTCGACGATCTCGGTGTCCGTCGGCTCGGGCAAATAGGATTCGAGGGCCTCGAAACTGCGCCAGCCGCCCGCAGTCTTGACGACGCGGGGGTTAACGTCGTGCTCGACCAGGGCGGTGTGAGCGAAGTACTGCCGGAGGTCGCTCGTGGAGGCGTCGGAGAGCCCGGGCTCGTCGGCCAGTTCGCTCGCTCGGTCGGCCACGTCCGAGACCAGCATCTGGAGCCGACGGGTCGTGACCGAAAAGATCCGATCGTCGGTCGAAAGATCGTTACTCCGGGCGTATCGTCGGAGTTCGCGCTCGACGCGGGTCGGCAGGTACGCGGTCCGGTCCCGCGTGCCGTCGTCGGTCGACACGCGAATCAGGTACCGCGGCGGATCGATCCGGACCTGCTCGATATCGCCGATCGTGAGCCGCGTCAGCTCGGGCGGTCGGAGCCCGACGTCGCCACAGAGGCGGATCACCAGCGCCTCGCGATAGGTTTCGGCGGCGTCGAGAAGCGACTCGTACTCCCGACGCTCGAGTACCGTCTCGGTTCCCCCCTCGAGGCTCATGGTTCGCTCGTTCTGGCGACGCGAACATAATTGTATCGCCTCTCGTTGACATTCGCGACCGTTCGACTGATTCGGCGGGCGACAGCGGATAGTCGCGGTTTCGCGGTACTGGGTTCTGCGAAACAGAATCAGTCGAAGTCGCCCTCGTCGCCGATCTCGGCCTGAATCTCGCCGACGATTTCCGGATTGCGGAGCGCGCTGGTATCACCCAGTTCCTCGCCGTTAGCGACGTCCTCGAGCAGGCGGCGCATGATTTTGCCCGAGCGGGTCTTGGGCAGTTCCGGCGTGAAGATCAACTCCGCGGGGCGGGCGATCGGGCCGATCGCGGATTCGATGCTCTCGAGGATCGCCCGCCGAATCGTCGCGTCGGACTCGTGGCCGCTCTCGGTGCTGACGTACGCGTAGATCTCGGTGTCCTCGGTCTGGCTCGAGCGGCCGACGACGGCGGCTTCGGCGACGCCGTCGACGTCGGCGATCGCGCCCTCGATCTCCATCGTCCCGAGTCGGTGGCCGGAGACGTTGATCACGTCGTCGACCCGGCCGAGGACGGTGATATAGCCGTCGTCGTCGGCTCGAGCCGTATCGCCGCTGAAGTAGCGCCAGTCGTCGGTTTCGGGATCGGAAAAGCGTCGCCAGTACTCCGCGACGAACCGCTCGTCGTTGTCGTACAGCGTCCGCGCCATCCCCGGCCACGGGCGCGCGATCGTGAGATAGCCGGCCTCGCCGGGAGCGACTTGCTCGCCCTGCGCGTCGACGACGCTGGCGTCGATCCCCGGCAGCGGCGGCCCCGCCGAGCCTGGTTTCATCTCGTCGATGCCCGGCAGCGTCGAGACGGTCACCGCACCGGTCTCCGTCTGCCACCAGGTGTCGACGACCGGACAGTCCCCGCCGCCGATGTGTTCGCGATACCAGTTCCAGGGCCGGGGACTGATCGGCTCGCCGACCGTGCCGAGCAGGCGCAGCGACGAGAGGTCGTGGCGCGCGGGGTAGTCCGAGCCCCACTTCATGAACGCGCGAATCGCCGTCGGCGCGGTGTAGAAGATGTCGACGGCGTTCCGATCGACGATCTCCCAGAGCCGATCCCGGTCGGGATAGTCGGGCGTCCCCTCGTACATCACGGTCGTCGTCCCCAGCGCGAGCGGCCCGTAGACGATGTAGGAGTGGCCCGTGATCCAGCCGATGTCGGCCGCACACCAGTAGGTGTCGTCGGGTTTGACGTCGAGAACGGCGTGCGTCGTCCACGCGACGTGAGCGAGGTAGCCCCCCGTCGAGTGGACGACGCCCTTCGGCTCGCCGGTCGTCCCAGAGGTGTACATTAAGAACAGCATGTCCTCCGCGTCGCGCGAGACCGGCTCGACCGTTTCGCCCGCGAACTCGTCGCGAAGCTCGTGGTAGTCCCACTCGCCGTCCCCGAGGACGTGCGGGAGGTCGTCGCCGAGCCGGTCGACGACGACCGTTCGGACGTCCTGCTCGAGGTCGATGCGGGCGTTGTCGGCCTTGCTCTTCTGGTTGAAGGCGTCTCCTCGTCGGTAGTAGCCGTCGCAGGTGATGAGAAACTCGCTGTCCGCGGCGTCCATCCGCGTTGCGAGCGCATCCGCAGAGAGGCCGGCGAAAACGACGCTGTGGGGTGCACCGATCCGGGCACAGGCCAACATCGCGATCGGCAACTCGGGAATCATCGGCAGGTAGATCGTCACGACGTCGTCTTCCGCGACGCCGAGGTCGCGCAGGGCCGCCGCGAGTTCGTTGACTTCGACGTAGAGATCCCGATAGGTGTAGGTCCGGCGCTCGCCCTGTTTCCCCTCCCAGCGGATCGCGGCGTGGTTCTTGCGCCCCGACTCGAGGTGGCGATCCAGGCAGTTGTACGAGGCGTTGAGGCGACCGTCCGCGAACCAGCGATAGAAGGGCGCGTCCTCCGCCTCGAGGACGGTATCGTACGGCTCGTCCCACGAGAGGAGGTCGGCCGCACGCGTCCAGCAGTCGGGCCAGTTCGTCTCGAACGACTCGTGAAGCGTCGGATCCGTGACGTTCGCCTGCTCGATGAAGGAGTCGGGAGGGCTGTGGGGAGAGCCGGTCGGCGCGGACGCGTCTCGATCCGGCCCGTTCCGTTCGACCATGTATCGTCCGAACGGTGGTCAGTCAGAGGAATAAACGTTCCTCCCGATCGCCGCGCAGTAGGCGGATCTCGATCCCGCTGCTCGCGGTGCGTTCCCCGAACCGATCAGAGATCGTCCTGGGTCGAATCGATATCGGCCATTTCCTCGGGATCGATCTCGTGACCGGGTTCGCGAACGACGTAGACGTCGTAGCGGTGGTCGTTCGCGACCGGGCTCCCGACGCTCGACTGGGGCGCGATGACCGAGCCCGCGTTCTCGGAGCCGATGAAGACGACTGAAGCCTCGATCTCGCCGGCGATCCGTCGGATCTCGCGGACGACGTTCGTCGTCGACGTCGCAGTGGGCTCGTCGGAACTGACCCGCTCGATCCGGACGGTCGCCTCCGGCGCGACCTCCTCGGCTCGGGTCTGCATTCCCGTCGCGATCGCGTCCGGATCGAACGGCTCGCCCTGCGTGATCCAGCCGCGATCGCGCGCATACTCGGCGTCGTCCGGAATGACCGTCAGTACGATGAGTTCCTCGTCGAGCAGGTCGCCGAAGGCGGCGGCCCGTTCGAGCGCTTTCGTCGCTAACTTCGACCCGTCGAAGGGAACCAGCAGTGACATACGGCTATTTCATAGGACAGCAGAGGTAAATGTTCTCCCTCCGCTCGACCGCACTCGGACGGACTCACCCTGTCAGTTCCGGCGCACCTGCGACCCGCAAGACGTGTGCGCCGGTAGAACGGTGCAGTAACCCGTATCAGACGTCGCTTCCGTCGGCGTCGTGCGGCGGTTCGCCGGCCGACCGATCACCGACCTGCTCGCCGCCGCCACCGACGACCAGCACGGGTCGATTCGCGATCCTGACGACTCTGTCGACGGTGCTCCCGAGCAGCGCCCCCCTGAACGACGAGCGGCCGCGGGAACCGAGAACGATCGCCCCGGCGTCCCGATCGGCCGCGTCGTCGAGGATCTCCTCGTGGGGAACGCCGGACCGAACGGCCGTCTCGACGGTCACGCCGGCCTCGGCCGCCGTCGACTCCAGTTCCTCGAGCCAGCCAGCCGCGCGCGCTCGAAGCTGTCGCGTCGCCTCCTCGGGATCGACGATACCGGTGTCGTATTCGGTGCGCTCGTCGACGACCGCGATCCCGTACAGCGGCGCGTCGAAACGCTCGGCGAGCGCGATCGCGTGATCGACCGCGGTCGCCGCAGCCTCGCTCCCGTCGGTTGCGACCAGAATGGAATCGTACATGGACGTCAGTACGTGCCCCCTCGAGAAAGCGTTGGGGCTCGCAGGGCGGCGTCCCCGGACGTGGTTACGCCCCGTTCGAATGCCATCCGAAAGTTCCAGAACGATTATTTCTCGTCAAATAGTCATCACCTGATAATGTCGCAGGAATTGGGTCCGCGCGCTCGAGAGTTGTCGAAGCCCTATTACGAAAACGCCCTTCCGGCGCACGATCTGTTCCACGCTGCTCGAGTCAGAAACGTCTCGATTCGGTTAGCAGCGGACTGCGAGCGCGGGGTCGATAGAGCCGTCCTTTCCGCGGCGGCGTGGTTACACGATATCGGTCGCCCGCGGGAGAGAACGGGAGCGATCGACGATCACGACGAGTGGGCCGCGGCCGAAGCCGCGGAGCTTCTCGAGACGGACGGAGTGACGGCGGATCGAATCGACGCGATCACGCACTGCATTCGGGCGCACAGTATTCGGGCAAGTTCTCCGGAGCCGGAGACGCTCGAGGCCAAACTGCTCTTCGATGCGGACAAGTTAGACGCCGCTGGAGCCCGCGGTATCGTTCGAATGGCCTGTATCGTCGGCGAGCGGTCGGGCAGCGCCGGTGAAAAATACGCGGTCATCGACGATGCATCGGTGTCCGGAGCGGATTCGTCGGACCGTCCCGACATCACGCTCCTCCGGGAGTGGGGTCAAGAGCGCCTAAACGAGCTGTATACCGCGCCGGGGCGGCGTCTCGGCGACTCGCGACGACAGTTCATGGACGACTTCTTCGCACAGTTCGAGAGCGAAATCGGCGTCGAGGGAGAGCGATGATTTCGACTTCGCGAGTCTCGAGAGAGACGGCCGATAGGGCTTCGAAGCACCGTCAGTCGTCGGTCCCCTCCCGTGAGCGATCTTCGATCCCGACACCGCGCGCCGCCGTCGCCTTCACCGAGGCCACGATCGACCGCCCGGGCTCGAGTCCCAGCGTCTCGACGCTCCGCCGCGTGACCAGCGCGACGAGTTCGGTGTCGCTCCCGCCGTCGCCACCGTCCGCACTCTCGAGACCGATTCCCACCCGAGCGACGGCGTCCCCGGCCTCGAGCCACGAGACGGTCCCCGGGAACCGGTTCCGAACGCTCGTCCCATCGGCTCGCGGCACGTCGCTTGGCGCGTGGAGACTCACGGCGTCGGAGCGGATCGTCACGGACGCCGTCGCGGCGTCGGCCGGAACGACGGCCAGAATCTCCCCCGCAGCGGTCTCGACGGTTGCGAGTTCCCCGTCGCGGTCGACGACCGTCCCCCTGAGAACCGTCTCGTCGACGCGGGCGACGCCCTCGTATGCCGCGACCAGTCGATCGAACCGCGCCAGCAGATCCCGAGCCGTCGGCGTCAGCGAACTGCCACCGCCGTCGGCTCCGCCGCGAGTGCGCTCGACCAGGGGGCCGATCGCCTCCTCGATCGCCACCACCCGCTGCTGGAGGCGGGGGTAGGATCGCTCGAGAGCGTCGGCCGCCCCCGACAGCGAGCCGCGGTCGTCGATCGCGCGCAGCATCTCGACGTCACTGCGATCGACGGCGACATCGTCGATCCGCAGGTAGGGGTCGAACTCCTTTTCCATGGTCATCGGTGGATCACGCGGTGGGTTCGGTCGAATCGCAGCCGGGTCCGGAGCCGCTCGAGTCCCCATTCGCGTTCACGCGAGAAGTTCGTTTTCATCGTACAACAGGTCTCCGTCGACGAACCGCGCGGTTCGCTCGTCGCGGGGATCGTCGAAGATCCGCTCGGGCGGGCCCACTTCGACCAGTTCGCCCTCGAGCAGGAAGGCGACGCGATCCGAGATCCGCTCGGCCTGGTGCATGTCGTGGGTCGCGAGCAAGACGCCGTGACCGCGCCCCCGGGCGCGCTCGATCGCGCGCTCGAGGATAGCCGTGTTCCGCGGGTCAAGATCAGAGGTCGGCTCGTCGAGCACCAGCAGGTCCGGTCCCGCGGCGAGTGCGCGGGCGAAGGACACCCGCTGTGCCTCGCCACCAGAGAGCGAGCCCGCGTCCCGGTCCCACTCGTCCCGGAGTCCGACGAGTTCGAGGGCCTCGAGCGTCCGGTCGTCGACAGTCGGCCGGCTCCGGATCCATCGGTCCGCGAGCCGTCGGCCGAATCCCCGAACGCGCTGCGACCACGGCCGGCGAACCCGCCGGCCGATATCGACGTTGCGCGCGACCGAGGTCTCGAACAGGCTCGCCTGCTGGAAGACCATGCCGATCCGCCGACGGAACTCGAGTCGATCGTCCCGCGACAGCGACCACGGATCCATTCCGTCGCAGCGGACGACGCCGTCGGTCGGTCGCTCGAACAGTGCGGCCAGCCGCAACAGCGTCGTCTTGCCGGCCCCCGAAGGGCCGATCACCGTCACGATTTCGCCCGACTCGAGGGGCAGCGAGACGCCGTCCAGAATGTCCGTGTCGTCGACGCCGTAGGACACGTGCTCGAGCTCGAGATTCATCTCTGATGCGCCTCCGTTGCAGTCGCTCGAATCATTATCGGCCTCCGAGTCGCAGGACGATCCCGTTGACGAGCAAGACGAGGACGAGCAACACCGCGCCGAGTACCAGCGCCGTCTCGAACTCGCCGCGGCGCGTCTCGAGCGTGATCGCGGTCGTGATCGTCCGCGTTTTCGACGTCCCGTCGGCGTAGGCGATGTTGCCGCCGACGATCAGAACCGAGCCGACCTCGCTGATCGCGCGGCCGAAGCCGGCGAGAATTCCGGTCACGACGCCGTAGCGCGCCTCCTTGAGGGTGATCAGCGCGACATCGGTTCGGGTCCCCCCGACACCGTAGGCCGCGTCCCGGACGGCGTCGTCGACGCTCTCGATGGCCGATAGGGCGACACCGGTGATCACCGGTGCGGCGAGAACGCACTGAGAGATGATCATGGCTTCGGGCGTGTAAACGAGCCCGAGCGCGCCGAGCGGGCCGCTGTTCGAGAGGGCCATCAAGACGAGCAATCCGACGACGACGCTCGGAAAACCCATTCCCGTGTTGATGATGGCCGTGATCACCCGCTTCCCGCGGAAGTCCGCGAAGCCGACGACGAAGGCGATCGGTAAACTGAGAAGGGTACTCAACAGGATGGCGGCCAGGCTGACCGTCAGCGAGACCTGAATGATGCTCCGGAGATAGTTCGGTTCGGCGAGGGACTCGAATGGCATCGGTAGTAGGTTGTTTCGTCCGGATAGTGGGTCGTTTCGTCCGGGTAGTGGGTCTGTCGATCACTCCTCGCTCGAGTCCGGCTGCCATCCTTTCGGGACGTACTGCTGGAAGTTCGGGTCCGCCGACAGGGCCTCGGGGTAGAACAGCTGTTCGCCGTTCGCCGTGTAGTCCCCGACGAGTTCCTGTCCCTCCGGACTCGTGAAATAGCCGATGTAGGCCATCGCGAGGTCGTAGTTGACGTTCGAGTGGATCTCCGGATTGGCCGCCATGATCCCGTAGGGGTTCGCGAGCAGTTCCGGCCCGCCCTCGATCGGGCCCTGAAGCAGGATCTCGAGGTCGACGTTGTCCCGCATCGAGAGGAACGTCCCCCGATCGGCGAGCGTGTACGAACCCGACTCGCTCGCGTTGTTCAACGTGTTTCCCATCCCGTCACCGAGTTCCTGATACCACTCACCGCCGGGCTCGGCACCCGATTCGTCCCAGATCGCTAACTCCTTCGTGTGCGTGCCAGAGTCGTCCCCGCGCGAGACGAACTGCGCTTGCGCGCTCGCGATGGCCTCGAAGGCTGCCGTCGCTTGCTCGGTAGTACCGACGCCCGCCGGGTCGTCGCTCGGCCCGACGATCACGAAGTCATTGAACATCAGGCTCCGCCGGTTGATTCCGTGTCCGTCCCGCATGAACTCGTCCTCGAGCGAGCGGGCGTGGACCAGAATCACGTCGGCGTTGCCGTTGCGAGCGGACTCGATCGCGGCACCCGTCCCCTGAGCGTTGGCCGCGACGGGCGTTCCGAACCGCTCCTGGAACGCGGCGTTGATCTCGTCGAGCAGCCCCGTGTCGTACGTGCTGGTCGTCGTCGCGAGCGCGAGTTCCTCGCCGGCGATCGATCCCTCACCCTGGTCGCTTCCGAGTCCGAGACAGCCGCCAACGGCAGCGGCGATCCCCGCCGCACTCGCCCCGAGTAGCTCTCGTCGCCGATATTCCATATTGGGAACAACGATGGAACACAGTGTGATAAACGTACCGCTCAGGGACCCCGACAGTGGTTACCGAGGCCGCTCTCGGACTCGATGCGAGTGAAAACGTAACTGTAACCGGTTACAGCGACGGGACTGATCCAATCGACGTTCGACCGAGACTAGTCGGCC containing:
- a CDS encoding DUF4212 domain-containing protein; this translates as MPDNNTHDSADKQAATDGGVAGQASQAHRNTDYLNSEVNLLNPSTPFMRDHLRVVWTGFVIWVIAVWGPVTMTYLATDMMTVEMPVLGFPLHYFLVAFGAPTSALILSFWYSRKRDALDAKYGIEHPTIDDETGGEAAAAADGGVDE
- the acs gene encoding acetate--CoA ligase — protein: MSQDNADLEARLEEQEAFEPPESFVEQANVTDQGIYEEFEENWPECWERAADLLSWDEEYDTVLEDGNAPFYEWFTGGELNASYNCLDRHVEEGRGDSVAIEWEGELGETRTYTYDELLDEVEDFAATLRDLGVEEDDIVTLYMPMVPELPIAMLACARIGAPHSVVFAGFSADALATRMNSADSEHLVTCDGYYRRGDALDHISKTNEGLEGVEHEVSDVVVVDRLGDDLDHELADNQHDYDELVADHEGSTVEPVPRDAEDMLFLMYTSGTTGQPKGVKHTTGGYLAYTAWTSHAVLDIEADDTYWCSADIGWITGHSYIVYGPMALGTTSVMYEGTPDYPDKDRLWEIVEKNEVDIFYTAPTAIRAFMKWGAEYTENHDISSLRLLGTVGEPINPRAWKWYYKHIGNEECPIVDTWWQTETGGMMITTLPGVNTMKPGSAGPPLPGIDARVVDAQGDEVDAGQAGYVTVNNPWPGMLRTLYDNDERFLEEYWQEYSDEEADEWVYFPEDGAKIDEDDYITILGRVDDVINVSGHRLGTMEIESSVVGVEGIAEAAVVGGDHEVKGEAVYVYAIPEDGYEDRHDELEEKAMSAVLDSIGPIAKPEEIAFTHELPKTRSGKIMRRLLEDIASGNELGNTSTLRNPEVVDEIAEQVSKD
- a CDS encoding bacterio-opsin activator domain-containing protein, which codes for MSLEGGTETVLERREYESLLDAAETYREALVIRLCGDVGLRPPELTRLTIGDIEQVRIDPPRYLIRVSTDDGTRDRTAYLPTRVERELRRYARSNDLSTDDRIFSVTTRRLQMLVSDVADRASELADEPGLSDASTSDLRQYFAHTALVEHDVNPRVVKTAGGWRSFEALESYLPEPTDTEIVDAFDAVERPSGADRGRSGGRSGPVVGDDSVIRLLLAASDRYALLRLDADGYVERWNRSAAAMFGYRAGEIVGTHVSTFYPDSAVEDGAPERALSRALEESGTETDGWRVHEDGSQFRATEVVSPLRDDRGDHRGFAVFVRDVTAAHEELAAAREQRDELDGLYAVANQHRAVTHALLDSTDHEEVETATCGALADGRAYEFAWIDRATVSDRRREWRASSGIDPDAVERVSPDEWDDEESIAALSDANAVSDNRYGERTVLVADDVTATLKTDVFENDAFEGAVARIPLAYGDTVYGTLSVATERSAAFGDDERAWLATIGRQVGYAIAAIRRRNLLLSDRVTELEVACRDGRSFFVDVSRRLDCRFELDSLVPIDESTQLYYVRLEDASPADVFDLADDEPGIEDCRLVETDEDGWRIEVVVDGSCPIVTLTEYGVTVHEAVFEGGTATITGDCAVDADLRTIVDGLRSAFPDSELVGKRETERPVQTAREFREGLEDRLTDRQEAALRAAYFGGYYDWPRESTAEEVADAMGVSSPTLHNHLRKGQHELLRTFFDDPAE
- the acs gene encoding acetate--CoA ligase; translated protein: MVERNGPDRDASAPTGSPHSPPDSFIEQANVTDPTLHESFETNWPDCWTRAADLLSWDEPYDTVLEAEDAPFYRWFADGRLNASYNCLDRHLESGRKNHAAIRWEGKQGERRTYTYRDLYVEVNELAAALRDLGVAEDDVVTIYLPMIPELPIAMLACARIGAPHSVVFAGLSADALATRMDAADSEFLITCDGYYRRGDAFNQKSKADNARIDLEQDVRTVVVDRLGDDLPHVLGDGEWDYHELRDEFAGETVEPVSRDAEDMLFLMYTSGTTGEPKGVVHSTGGYLAHVAWTTHAVLDVKPDDTYWCAADIGWITGHSYIVYGPLALGTTTVMYEGTPDYPDRDRLWEIVDRNAVDIFYTAPTAIRAFMKWGSDYPARHDLSSLRLLGTVGEPISPRPWNWYREHIGGGDCPVVDTWWQTETGAVTVSTLPGIDEMKPGSAGPPLPGIDASVVDAQGEQVAPGEAGYLTIARPWPGMARTLYDNDERFVAEYWRRFSDPETDDWRYFSGDTARADDDGYITVLGRVDDVINVSGHRLGTMEIEGAIADVDGVAEAAVVGRSSQTEDTEIYAYVSTESGHESDATIRRAILESIESAIGPIARPAELIFTPELPKTRSGKIMRRLLEDVANGEELGDTSALRNPEIVGEIQAEIGDEGDFD
- a CDS encoding universal stress protein — protein: MSLLVPFDGSKLATKALERAAAFGDLLDEELIVLTVIPDDAEYARDRGWITQGEPFDPDAIATGMQTRAEEVAPEATVRIERVSSDEPTATSTTNVVREIRRIAGEIEASVVFIGSENAGSVIAPQSSVGSPVANDHRYDVYVVREPGHEIDPEEMADIDSTQDDL
- a CDS encoding universal stress protein, with protein sequence MYDSILVATDGSEAAATAVDHAIALAERFDAPLYGIAVVDERTEYDTGIVDPEEATRQLRARAAGWLEELESTAAEAGVTVETAVRSGVPHEEILDDAADRDAGAIVLGSRGRSSFRGALLGSTVDRVVRIANRPVLVVGGGGEQVGDRSAGEPPHDADGSDV
- a CDS encoding HD domain-containing protein; the protein is MSQELGPRARELSKPYYENALPAHDLFHAARVRNVSIRLAADCERGVDRAVLSAAAWLHDIGRPRERTGAIDDHDEWAAAEAAELLETDGVTADRIDAITHCIRAHSIRASSPEPETLEAKLLFDADKLDAAGARGIVRMACIVGERSGSAGEKYAVIDDASVSGADSSDRPDITLLREWGQERLNELYTAPGRRLGDSRRQFMDDFFAQFESEIGVEGER